Proteins encoded within one genomic window of Glandiceps talaboti chromosome 3, keGlaTala1.1, whole genome shotgun sequence:
- the LOC144432651 gene encoding uncharacterized protein LOC144432651, with protein sequence MCIERCIRDIQSWMTTHRLKLNDSKTEVMILGTPQQLAKTTIEHIAVGNDQIQVVDHVRNLGGWLDSNLSMDRHVNQICKKVNHNLHNIRQIRKYLNQSATETLVHSLITSHLDYANTIMFGMSQYLFDRLQRVQNNAARVVKGLRKYDSISKTLIELHWLPVKARVDFKVILTVFKALNNAAPVYIRDMFVRPDKPRYNLRKNSVRNLVIPRSYNKINDRALAIAGPRLWNSIPDDLKDLSELEHFKRKLKTHLFKMYHEL encoded by the coding sequence ATGTGTATAGAGAGGTGTATACGGGATATTCAGTCCTGGATGACAACACATCGACTCAAGTTAAACGATAGCAAAACAGAAGTCATGATCTTAGGAACACCTCAACAATTAGCAAAGACTACAATTGAACATATTGCAGTCGGAAATGATCAAATACAAGTAGTAGACCATGTACGTAATTTGGGTGGATGGCTAGACTCTAATCTATCAATGGATCGCCATGTCAATCAAATCTGCAAGAAAGTGAACCACAACTTACACAATATTCGTCAGATCCggaaatatttaaatcaaagcGCAACTGAAACATTAGTTCATTCTCTAATTACTTCACATCTAGATTATGCGAATACCATAATGTTTGGAATGTCGCAATACTTGTTTGATAGGTTGCAACGAGTTCAGAATAATGCGGCACGTGTGGTTAAAGGGTTAAGAAAGTACGACAGTATCTCCAAAACTCTCATTGAGTTACACTGGCTTCCTGTAAAGGCAAGAGTTGATTTCAAAGTTATCCTCACAGTTTTTAAAGCTCTAAATAACGCAGCACCTGTTTATATTCGTGACATGTTTGTCCGCCCTGATAAGCCTCGTTATAATTTACGCAAAAACTCCGTTAGAAATCTTGTAATTCCCCGTTCTTATAACAAGATTAATGATCGTGCCCTGGCCATTGCAGGACCTAGACTATGGAATTCCATTCCTGATGATCTCAAAGACCTTTCAGAACTTGAACATTTTAAACGAAAACTTAAAACACACCTCtttaaaatgtatcatgaattgtga